Proteins found in one Deltaproteobacteria bacterium genomic segment:
- a CDS encoding UbiX family flavin prenyltransferase, producing MKKRIIVGIAGASGVIYGVTLLGLLRERKIETHLIISEAGERNIEIETTTTPAEVKAMADYCYSNRDVGATLASGSFLTDGMVVAPCTIKTLSGIANSYTDNLLVRAADVTLKEKRKLVLVVRETPLHKGHLRLMTMAADMGAHLLPPVPSFYHQPKTIEDIIHQTIGKIFDYLRIEHHLFKRWGE from the coding sequence ATGAAAAAGCGGATCATTGTGGGAATTGCAGGCGCCAGCGGCGTGATCTACGGTGTCACACTCCTGGGCCTCCTCAGGGAAAGAAAGATCGAGACCCACCTCATTATCTCCGAGGCTGGAGAGAGAAATATCGAGATCGAGACGACCACCACACCGGCCGAGGTCAAGGCCATGGCCGACTATTGCTACAGCAACCGCGATGTGGGCGCCACCCTGGCCAGCGGTTCTTTCTTGACCGATGGAATGGTGGTGGCGCCCTGCACCATCAAGACCCTTTCCGGGATCGCCAATTCCTATACCGACAACCTCCTGGTCAGGGCCGCGGACGTGACATTGAAGGAGAAGCGGAAATTGGTCCTCGTGGTCAGGGAAACCCCGCTCCACAAGGGCCACCTGAGACTTATGACCATGGCCGCGGATATGGGTGCCCATCTTCTCCCTCCGGTCCCCTCCTTTTACCACCAGCCCAAAACCATAGAGGATATCATTCACCAGACCATCGGAAAGATATTTGACTACCTGCGCATTGAACATCATCTCTTCAAGCGTTGGGGTGAATAA
- a CDS encoding AMP-binding protein: protein MKPIRYTKEMVDEFLQDGYWTNETFYDFYDRNAREFGDKEALVDAKYRVTWAEAKRLVDAMAISWVEMGIPKFSRVIIQSPNSVYGFLARIACERAGLISLTVYPYLRQKELEYMVERTEATAVIIPNVYRKFDYLEMYKDLQQRFPHLKYIFLFDDEVPDSAPEGTYSLTKLAQERAKRPVDESVLAQRRLDPIWNVALLTTTSGTTGLPKLVEWPCAPRVCTSKGRVDIWGLNKNDITMAIAPHAGGAAGTLTYFAAPLAGAKTVMLEEFTPEGALALIEKERATAIGVVPTHLVRMLEADTSKYDLSSLRFIRSAGGYLSPQVAEEAEEAFGAAITSDLGTQDMGSVSGCRVEDPKDLRRRTVGRMLPGNKVRLMDEEGKQEVPEGDPGILYFRGPHAPAGYYRDETLTATVFDPDGWTTTGDIVKFDQGCLWILGRAKDMIIRGGQNIYPAEIEGLLNEHPKVASVAIVGYPDREMGERCCAYVIPKAGQTFTFEEMVQFLKGKQLAMFKLPERLEVVDEFPAVGDSGKVNKETLKKDIKARIAAEKG from the coding sequence GTGAAACCGATTCGGTACACAAAAGAAATGGTGGATGAGTTTCTGCAGGACGGATACTGGACAAATGAAACATTCTATGATTTCTACGACAGGAATGCCAGGGAATTTGGCGACAAAGAGGCCCTTGTAGATGCCAAGTACAGGGTCACCTGGGCCGAGGCCAAGCGCCTCGTGGATGCCATGGCCATTTCATGGGTCGAGATGGGAATTCCCAAGTTCTCTCGCGTTATCATCCAGTCTCCCAACAGCGTTTACGGCTTCCTGGCCAGAATCGCCTGCGAAAGGGCCGGGCTCATATCCCTGACCGTCTATCCTTACCTGCGACAGAAGGAACTGGAATACATGGTGGAACGGACCGAGGCCACGGCCGTGATCATCCCTAACGTATATCGCAAGTTTGATTACCTCGAGATGTACAAAGATCTACAGCAGAGATTCCCCCACCTCAAATACATCTTTCTGTTTGACGACGAGGTTCCGGATTCGGCCCCTGAAGGGACCTATTCCCTTACCAAACTGGCCCAGGAACGTGCGAAAAGGCCGGTGGATGAATCGGTCCTTGCCCAAAGGAGACTTGACCCTATCTGGAACGTGGCGCTCTTGACCACCACCAGCGGGACCACGGGCCTCCCCAAATTGGTGGAATGGCCCTGTGCCCCCAGGGTCTGCACATCAAAGGGGAGGGTGGATATCTGGGGACTCAATAAAAACGACATCACCATGGCCATCGCCCCCCATGCGGGCGGGGCCGCAGGGACCCTCACCTACTTTGCCGCGCCCCTGGCCGGGGCCAAGACGGTCATGCTGGAGGAATTCACGCCGGAAGGTGCCCTGGCCCTCATAGAAAAAGAAAGGGCCACGGCCATCGGCGTAGTGCCCACCCACCTGGTCCGAATGCTGGAGGCAGATACCTCTAAATACGATCTCAGTTCGCTGCGATTTATCCGTTCTGCCGGCGGCTATCTTTCCCCTCAGGTTGCGGAAGAGGCGGAAGAGGCCTTCGGGGCCGCCATTACCAGCGATCTGGGGACCCAGGATATGGGGTCGGTATCCGGGTGCAGGGTGGAGGATCCCAAGGACCTCCGACGCCGCACCGTGGGCAGGATGCTCCCTGGAAACAAGGTGCGGCTCATGGATGAAGAGGGAAAACAGGAGGTCCCGGAAGGCGACCCCGGCATCCTTTATTTCAGAGGCCCCCATGCCCCGGCAGGCTATTATCGGGACGAGACCCTGACCGCCACGGTCTTTGATCCTGACGGATGGACCACCACCGGCGATATCGTCAAATTCGACCAGGGGTGTCTCTGGATCCTGGGCAGGGCCAAGGATATGATCATCCGGGGCGGGCAGAACATTTACCCGGCGGAGATAGAAGGGCTGCTGAACGAGCACCCAAAGGTGGCCTCGGTGGCCATTGTGGGGTACCCGGATCGGGAAATGGGGGAGAGGTGCTGCGCCTATGTCATCCCCAAGGCAGGCCAGACCTTCACCTTTGAAGAGATGGTGCAATTCCTGAAGGGAAAGCAGTTGGCCATGTTCAAACTCCCGGAACGGCTCGAAGTGGTTGATGAATTTCCCGCAGTGGGCGACTCGGGCAAGGTGAATAAGGAGACGCTGAAAAAGGACATCAAGGCCAGGATAGCGGCGGAAAAGGGATAG
- a CDS encoding response regulator, which yields MSDSTRLNGKRVLIVDDETDILDILEELLEMCEVARASTFEEAKELMASQTFDIAILDIMGVDGYGLLKIAKQKHIIPIMLTAHAFTPGNLVRSIKEGADSYLPKEEISNIVTFLNDVLEAREKGKNPWGPWQERLPTSYFERRWGAAWQDTDKDFWDKFRAGIRDRTKKEDG from the coding sequence ATGTCAGACAGCACGCGGTTAAACGGCAAAAGGGTTCTCATCGTGGATGACGAAACCGATATCCTGGACATTTTGGAGGAGCTGCTGGAGATGTGCGAAGTCGCCAGGGCTTCCACATTCGAAGAAGCAAAAGAGCTCATGGCGTCTCAGACGTTTGATATCGCCATCCTGGATATCATGGGGGTGGACGGCTATGGCCTCTTGAAGATCGCCAAGCAGAAGCACATCATTCCGATCATGTTGACCGCCCATGCCTTCACTCCGGGGAACCTGGTGCGGTCCATCAAGGAGGGCGCGGATTCGTATCTTCCCAAGGAGGAGATATCCAATATCGTGACCTTTCTGAATGACGTCCTGGAGGCAAGAGAAAAGGGGAAAAACCCATGGGGGCCTTGGCAGGAACGGTTGCCCACTTCTTATTTTGAAAGAAGATGGGGGGCCGCCTGGCAGGATACGGACAAGGACTTCTGGGACAAATTCAGGGCCGGCATCAGGGACAGAACAAAAAAGGAAGACGGATGA
- a CDS encoding Tm-1-like ATP-binding domain-containing protein, whose product MMAEKTILIISTLDTKGEETYYLRDKVQSLGLTPLLMDISMRGEGPTRADITPDQVAAAGGSTIEEIRVSKERSRITNITIAGASRIAVERLGEGNLDGVIGMGGSTGSLMATEVMRALPFGIPKLMISSTAALPGLSTRYIGTGDIALFHSVIEISGLSDLLKNVMDRAAHAMAGMVHETIISPKAKKGKAIAITMLGPCEQCASSVRTSLEAAGHQVIGFSAAGIGDRAMEEMISQGLFQGVIDLAPGGVGEHLFGFMRDAGPNRMESAGRGGIPQIISTCSVNHMTPAKSRYKPEYHERRKYDLDKYRTWIRLSPAELKEVGGAFRDKLNSARGPVKVLIPLRGWSSVDYPGNATYDPEEDRAFVHELRRDLNPDIEILEIDANMEDPEFAAAVVKASLKIL is encoded by the coding sequence ATTATGGCGGAAAAAACGATACTCATTATCTCCACCCTGGATACCAAGGGTGAGGAGACCTATTATCTGAGGGATAAGGTTCAATCTCTTGGCCTGACTCCGCTCCTCATGGACATCTCCATGAGGGGCGAAGGACCGACCCGTGCCGATATTACGCCGGATCAGGTGGCTGCGGCCGGCGGAAGCACCATTGAGGAAATCCGTGTCTCCAAAGAGCGTTCGCGGATTACCAATATCACTATCGCAGGGGCATCTCGCATTGCCGTGGAACGGCTTGGTGAAGGGAACCTGGACGGGGTGATCGGCATGGGCGGATCCACCGGTTCTCTCATGGCCACAGAGGTCATGCGGGCCCTCCCTTTCGGCATCCCCAAGCTGATGATCTCTTCCACGGCCGCGCTTCCCGGGCTTTCTACGCGTTATATCGGCACCGGCGACATCGCCCTGTTTCATTCGGTTATCGAGATATCCGGCCTCTCCGACCTCCTGAAAAACGTAATGGACCGTGCCGCCCATGCCATGGCCGGGATGGTCCATGAGACCATTATCTCGCCGAAGGCGAAGAAGGGAAAGGCGATCGCCATTACCATGCTGGGACCTTGCGAGCAATGCGCCAGTTCGGTAAGGACGTCCCTGGAAGCAGCCGGCCATCAGGTCATCGGTTTTTCCGCGGCAGGCATTGGGGACAGGGCTATGGAAGAGATGATCTCACAGGGTCTGTTTCAAGGCGTCATCGACCTGGCGCCGGGCGGGGTCGGAGAACACCTCTTCGGCTTCATGCGGGACGCCGGCCCCAACCGGATGGAATCTGCAGGAAGGGGAGGGATCCCCCAGATCATCTCAACATGCAGCGTCAATCACATGACCCCGGCCAAATCCAGATACAAACCGGAATATCATGAACGGAGAAAGTACGATCTGGACAAATACCGCACCTGGATCCGTCTATCCCCTGCTGAATTGAAAGAGGTGGGGGGCGCCTTCAGGGATAAACTGAATTCGGCAAGGGGTCCTGTAAAGGTCCTCATCCCCTTAAGGGGATGGTCTTCCGTGGATTATCCGGGGAATGCCACCTATGATCCTGAAGAAGACCGTGCCTTTGTGCACGAGCTCCGAAGGGATTTGAACCCGGACATCGAGATCCTGGAAATCGACGCCAATATGGAAGATCCTGAATTTGCAGCGGCGGTGGTCAAAGCGTCCTTGAAAATTCTCTGA